The following coding sequences lie in one Eptesicus fuscus isolate TK198812 chromosome 25, DD_ASM_mEF_20220401, whole genome shotgun sequence genomic window:
- the UBE3A gene encoding ubiquitin-protein ligase E3A isoform X2: MATACKRKRAAAKHLIERYYHQLTEGCGNEACTNECCASCPSFLRMDNNAAAIKALELYKVNAKLCDPHPSKKGASSAYLGNAKGAANACSDVKMNKKDGLATRNDFKDVTFLTEEVVYEILELCREREDYSPLIRVIGRVFSSAEALVQSFRKVKQHTKEELKSLQAKDEDKDEDEKEKATGSAAAAAAAAMEEDSEACSSRTSGSSQRLAPEDVSVDIEAIRRVYGRLLSNEKVETAFLNALVYLSPNVECDLTYHNVYSRDANYLNLFIIVMENRNLHSPEYLEMALPLFCKAMSKLPLAAQGRLVRLWSKYSAEQIRRMMETFQQLITYKVISNEFNNRNLGSERNLVNDDDAIVAASKCLKMVYYANVVGGDVDTNHNEEDDDEPLPESSELTLQELLGEERRNKKGPRVDPLETELGVKTLDCRKPLIPFEEFINEPLNDVLEMDKDYTFFKVETENKFSFMTCPFILNAVTKNLGLYYDNRIRMYSERRITVLYSLVQGQQLNPYLRLKVRRDHIIDDALVRLEMIAMENPADLKKQLYVEFEGEQGVDEGGVSKEFFQLVVEEIFNPDIGMFTYDENTKLFWFNPSSFETEGQFTLIGIVLGLAIYNNCILDVHFPMVVYRKLMGKKGTFRDLGDSHPVLFQSLKDLLEYEGSVEDDMMITFQISQTDLFGNPMMYDLKENGDKIPITNENRKEFVNLYSDYILNKSVEKQFKAFRRGFHMVTNESPLKYLFRPEEIELLICGSRNLDFQALEETTEYDGGYSRDSVLIREFWDIVHTFTEEQKRLFLQFTTGTDRAPVGGLGKLKMIIAKNGPDTERLPTSHTCFNVLLLPEYSSKEKLKERLLKAITYAKGFGML, from the exons GAAGCGAGCCGCTGCAAAGCATCTGATAGAGCGCTACTACCACCAGCTAACCGAGGGCTGTGGGAACGAGGCCTGCACGAATGAGTGCTGCGCTTCCTGCCCGTCCTTCCTGCGCATGGACAACAATGCGGCAGCTATCAAAGCCCTCGAGCTCTATAAGGTCAATGCCAAACTCTGTGACCCTCATCCCTCCAAGAAAGGGGCCAGCTCCGCTTACCTGGGAAACGCGAAAGGGGCCGCGAACGCCTGCTCGGACGTGAAAATGAACAAGAAGGACGGACTAGCAACAAGAAATGATTTTAAAG ATGTGACTTTCCTAACTGAAGAAGTCGTATATGAAATTCTTGAAttatgtagagagagagaggattacTCCCCTTTGATCCGGGTGATCGGGCGAGTGTTTTCCAGCGCGGAGGCCCTGGTGCAGAGCTTCCGGAAAGTCAAGCAGCACACCAAGGAGGAACTGAAGTCCCTCCAAGCCAAGGACGAAGACAAAGACGAAGacgagaaggagaaggccacgggctccgccgcggccgcggccgccgccgcgaTGGAAGAGGATTCCGAAGCCTGTTCCTCCCGAACGAGCGGCAGCTCCCAGAGGCTGGCCCCCGAGGACGTGTCTGTGGACATCGAGGCCATTCGGAGGGTCTACGGCAGGCTGCTCTCCAACGAGAAAGTAGAAACTGCCTTTCTCAACGCACTTGTGTATTTGTCGCCGAACGTGGAGTGTGACTTGACCTATCACAACGTGTACTCCCGAGATGCCAACTACCTGAATCTGTTCATCATCGTCATGGAGAACAGGAATCTGCACAGCCCCGAGTACCTGGAGATGGCGCTGCCGCTCTTTTGCAAAGCCATGAGTAAGCTCCCCCTGGCAGCCCAAGGGAGGCTGGTGAGACTGTGGTCCAAGTACAGCGCCGAGCAGATTCGGAGGATGATGGAGACGTTCCAGCAGCTGATCACTTACAAGGTCATAAGCAACGAGTTCAACAACCGAAACCTCGGGAGCGAGAGGAACCTCGTCAATGACGACGACGCCATCGTGGCGGCTTCCAAGTGCTTGAAGATGGTTTACTACGCCAACGTGGTGGGCGGGGACGTGGACACCAACCACAACGAGGAGGACGACGACGAGCCCCTCCCGGAGTCCAGCGAGCTGACCctgcaggagctgctgggggAGGAGCGGAGAAACAAGAAAGGGCCCCGGGTGGACCCCCTGGAGACGGAGCTCGGCGTGAAGACCCTGGACTGCCGGAAGCCGCTCATCCCTTTCGAGGAGTTCATCAACGAGCCGCTGAACGATGTCCTGGAAATGGACAAGGACTACACCTTCTTCAAAGTGGAGACGGAGAACAAGTTCTCCTTCATGACCTGCCCCTTCATACTGAACGCCGTCACCAAGAACCTGGGCTTGTACTACGACAACAGGATCCGCATGTACAGCGAGCGGAGAATCACCGTGCTTTACAGCTTAGTGCAGGGGCAGCAGCTGAACCCGTACCTGAGACTCAAGGTCCGGCGTGACCACATCATAGACGATGCGCTTGTCCGG CTAGAGATGATCGCCATGGAGAACCCTGCTGACCTGAAGAAACAGTTGTATGTGGAGTTCGAAGGAGAACAAGGAGTTGACGAGGGAGGGGTTTCCAAAGAGTTCTTCCAGCTGGTTGTGGAGGAAATCTTCAACCCTGACATTG GCATGTTCACCTATGACGAAAATACAAAGTTGTTTTGGTTCAATCCGTCCTCGTTCGAGACGGAGGGTCAGTTCACGCTCATCGGCATCGTGCTGGGCCTGGCGATCTACAACAACTGCATCCTGGACGTGCACTTCCCCATGGTGGTCTACCGGAAGCTCATGGGCAAGAAGGGCACTTTCCGGGACCTGGGCGACTCCCACCCG GTTTTGTTCCAGAGCCTGAAGGACCTGCTGGAGTACGAGGGGAGCGTGGAAGACGACATGATGATCACGTTCCAGATCTCCCAGACGGACCTGTTCGGGAACCCCATGATGTATGACCTGAAGGAGAACGGGGACAAGATCCCCATCACCAACGAGAACCGGAAG GAATTTGTCAATCTCTATTCTGACTACATTCTCAATAAATCAGTAGAAAAACAGTTCAAGGCTTTTCGAAGAGGTTTCCATATGGTGACCAATGAATCCCCCTTGAAGTACTTGTTCCGACCGGAGGAAATCGAGCTGCTCATATGCGGGAGCCGG AATCTAGATTTCCAGGCGCTGGAAGAAACCACAGAATATGACGGTGGCTATTCCAGGGACTCTGTTCTGATTAG GGAGTTCTGGGACATCGTGCACACGTTCACCGAGGAGCAGAAGCGGCTCTTCCTGCAGTTCACCACGGGCACGGACCGCGCGCCGGTGGGCGGGCTCGGCAAGCTGAAGATGATCATCGCCAAGAACGGCCCCGACACAGAACG GTTACCCACATCTCACACCTGCTTTAACGTCCTCTTACTTCCGGAATATTCAAGCAAAGAAAAGCTGAAGGAGCGACTGCTGAAGGCCATCACTTACGCCAAAGGCTTCGGCATGCTGTAG
- the UBE3A gene encoding ubiquitin-protein ligase E3A isoform X1 produces MATACKRSPGEAQSDDTEASRMKRAAAKHLIERYYHQLTEGCGNEACTNECCASCPSFLRMDNNAAAIKALELYKVNAKLCDPHPSKKGASSAYLGNAKGAANACSDVKMNKKDGLATRNDFKDVTFLTEEVVYEILELCREREDYSPLIRVIGRVFSSAEALVQSFRKVKQHTKEELKSLQAKDEDKDEDEKEKATGSAAAAAAAAMEEDSEACSSRTSGSSQRLAPEDVSVDIEAIRRVYGRLLSNEKVETAFLNALVYLSPNVECDLTYHNVYSRDANYLNLFIIVMENRNLHSPEYLEMALPLFCKAMSKLPLAAQGRLVRLWSKYSAEQIRRMMETFQQLITYKVISNEFNNRNLGSERNLVNDDDAIVAASKCLKMVYYANVVGGDVDTNHNEEDDDEPLPESSELTLQELLGEERRNKKGPRVDPLETELGVKTLDCRKPLIPFEEFINEPLNDVLEMDKDYTFFKVETENKFSFMTCPFILNAVTKNLGLYYDNRIRMYSERRITVLYSLVQGQQLNPYLRLKVRRDHIIDDALVRLEMIAMENPADLKKQLYVEFEGEQGVDEGGVSKEFFQLVVEEIFNPDIGMFTYDENTKLFWFNPSSFETEGQFTLIGIVLGLAIYNNCILDVHFPMVVYRKLMGKKGTFRDLGDSHPVLFQSLKDLLEYEGSVEDDMMITFQISQTDLFGNPMMYDLKENGDKIPITNENRKEFVNLYSDYILNKSVEKQFKAFRRGFHMVTNESPLKYLFRPEEIELLICGSRNLDFQALEETTEYDGGYSRDSVLIREFWDIVHTFTEEQKRLFLQFTTGTDRAPVGGLGKLKMIIAKNGPDTERLPTSHTCFNVLLLPEYSSKEKLKERLLKAITYAKGFGML; encoded by the exons GAAGCGAGCCGCTGCAAAGCATCTGATAGAGCGCTACTACCACCAGCTAACCGAGGGCTGTGGGAACGAGGCCTGCACGAATGAGTGCTGCGCTTCCTGCCCGTCCTTCCTGCGCATGGACAACAATGCGGCAGCTATCAAAGCCCTCGAGCTCTATAAGGTCAATGCCAAACTCTGTGACCCTCATCCCTCCAAGAAAGGGGCCAGCTCCGCTTACCTGGGAAACGCGAAAGGGGCCGCGAACGCCTGCTCGGACGTGAAAATGAACAAGAAGGACGGACTAGCAACAAGAAATGATTTTAAAG ATGTGACTTTCCTAACTGAAGAAGTCGTATATGAAATTCTTGAAttatgtagagagagagaggattacTCCCCTTTGATCCGGGTGATCGGGCGAGTGTTTTCCAGCGCGGAGGCCCTGGTGCAGAGCTTCCGGAAAGTCAAGCAGCACACCAAGGAGGAACTGAAGTCCCTCCAAGCCAAGGACGAAGACAAAGACGAAGacgagaaggagaaggccacgggctccgccgcggccgcggccgccgccgcgaTGGAAGAGGATTCCGAAGCCTGTTCCTCCCGAACGAGCGGCAGCTCCCAGAGGCTGGCCCCCGAGGACGTGTCTGTGGACATCGAGGCCATTCGGAGGGTCTACGGCAGGCTGCTCTCCAACGAGAAAGTAGAAACTGCCTTTCTCAACGCACTTGTGTATTTGTCGCCGAACGTGGAGTGTGACTTGACCTATCACAACGTGTACTCCCGAGATGCCAACTACCTGAATCTGTTCATCATCGTCATGGAGAACAGGAATCTGCACAGCCCCGAGTACCTGGAGATGGCGCTGCCGCTCTTTTGCAAAGCCATGAGTAAGCTCCCCCTGGCAGCCCAAGGGAGGCTGGTGAGACTGTGGTCCAAGTACAGCGCCGAGCAGATTCGGAGGATGATGGAGACGTTCCAGCAGCTGATCACTTACAAGGTCATAAGCAACGAGTTCAACAACCGAAACCTCGGGAGCGAGAGGAACCTCGTCAATGACGACGACGCCATCGTGGCGGCTTCCAAGTGCTTGAAGATGGTTTACTACGCCAACGTGGTGGGCGGGGACGTGGACACCAACCACAACGAGGAGGACGACGACGAGCCCCTCCCGGAGTCCAGCGAGCTGACCctgcaggagctgctgggggAGGAGCGGAGAAACAAGAAAGGGCCCCGGGTGGACCCCCTGGAGACGGAGCTCGGCGTGAAGACCCTGGACTGCCGGAAGCCGCTCATCCCTTTCGAGGAGTTCATCAACGAGCCGCTGAACGATGTCCTGGAAATGGACAAGGACTACACCTTCTTCAAAGTGGAGACGGAGAACAAGTTCTCCTTCATGACCTGCCCCTTCATACTGAACGCCGTCACCAAGAACCTGGGCTTGTACTACGACAACAGGATCCGCATGTACAGCGAGCGGAGAATCACCGTGCTTTACAGCTTAGTGCAGGGGCAGCAGCTGAACCCGTACCTGAGACTCAAGGTCCGGCGTGACCACATCATAGACGATGCGCTTGTCCGG CTAGAGATGATCGCCATGGAGAACCCTGCTGACCTGAAGAAACAGTTGTATGTGGAGTTCGAAGGAGAACAAGGAGTTGACGAGGGAGGGGTTTCCAAAGAGTTCTTCCAGCTGGTTGTGGAGGAAATCTTCAACCCTGACATTG GCATGTTCACCTATGACGAAAATACAAAGTTGTTTTGGTTCAATCCGTCCTCGTTCGAGACGGAGGGTCAGTTCACGCTCATCGGCATCGTGCTGGGCCTGGCGATCTACAACAACTGCATCCTGGACGTGCACTTCCCCATGGTGGTCTACCGGAAGCTCATGGGCAAGAAGGGCACTTTCCGGGACCTGGGCGACTCCCACCCG GTTTTGTTCCAGAGCCTGAAGGACCTGCTGGAGTACGAGGGGAGCGTGGAAGACGACATGATGATCACGTTCCAGATCTCCCAGACGGACCTGTTCGGGAACCCCATGATGTATGACCTGAAGGAGAACGGGGACAAGATCCCCATCACCAACGAGAACCGGAAG GAATTTGTCAATCTCTATTCTGACTACATTCTCAATAAATCAGTAGAAAAACAGTTCAAGGCTTTTCGAAGAGGTTTCCATATGGTGACCAATGAATCCCCCTTGAAGTACTTGTTCCGACCGGAGGAAATCGAGCTGCTCATATGCGGGAGCCGG AATCTAGATTTCCAGGCGCTGGAAGAAACCACAGAATATGACGGTGGCTATTCCAGGGACTCTGTTCTGATTAG GGAGTTCTGGGACATCGTGCACACGTTCACCGAGGAGCAGAAGCGGCTCTTCCTGCAGTTCACCACGGGCACGGACCGCGCGCCGGTGGGCGGGCTCGGCAAGCTGAAGATGATCATCGCCAAGAACGGCCCCGACACAGAACG GTTACCCACATCTCACACCTGCTTTAACGTCCTCTTACTTCCGGAATATTCAAGCAAAGAAAAGCTGAAGGAGCGACTGCTGAAGGCCATCACTTACGCCAAAGGCTTCGGCATGCTGTAG
- the UBE3A gene encoding ubiquitin-protein ligase E3A isoform X3 gives MKRAAAKHLIERYYHQLTEGCGNEACTNECCASCPSFLRMDNNAAAIKALELYKVNAKLCDPHPSKKGASSAYLGNAKGAANACSDVKMNKKDGLATRNDFKDVTFLTEEVVYEILELCREREDYSPLIRVIGRVFSSAEALVQSFRKVKQHTKEELKSLQAKDEDKDEDEKEKATGSAAAAAAAAMEEDSEACSSRTSGSSQRLAPEDVSVDIEAIRRVYGRLLSNEKVETAFLNALVYLSPNVECDLTYHNVYSRDANYLNLFIIVMENRNLHSPEYLEMALPLFCKAMSKLPLAAQGRLVRLWSKYSAEQIRRMMETFQQLITYKVISNEFNNRNLGSERNLVNDDDAIVAASKCLKMVYYANVVGGDVDTNHNEEDDDEPLPESSELTLQELLGEERRNKKGPRVDPLETELGVKTLDCRKPLIPFEEFINEPLNDVLEMDKDYTFFKVETENKFSFMTCPFILNAVTKNLGLYYDNRIRMYSERRITVLYSLVQGQQLNPYLRLKVRRDHIIDDALVRLEMIAMENPADLKKQLYVEFEGEQGVDEGGVSKEFFQLVVEEIFNPDIGMFTYDENTKLFWFNPSSFETEGQFTLIGIVLGLAIYNNCILDVHFPMVVYRKLMGKKGTFRDLGDSHPVLFQSLKDLLEYEGSVEDDMMITFQISQTDLFGNPMMYDLKENGDKIPITNENRKEFVNLYSDYILNKSVEKQFKAFRRGFHMVTNESPLKYLFRPEEIELLICGSRNLDFQALEETTEYDGGYSRDSVLIREFWDIVHTFTEEQKRLFLQFTTGTDRAPVGGLGKLKMIIAKNGPDTERLPTSHTCFNVLLLPEYSSKEKLKERLLKAITYAKGFGML, from the exons GAAGCGAGCCGCTGCAAAGCATCTGATAGAGCGCTACTACCACCAGCTAACCGAGGGCTGTGGGAACGAGGCCTGCACGAATGAGTGCTGCGCTTCCTGCCCGTCCTTCCTGCGCATGGACAACAATGCGGCAGCTATCAAAGCCCTCGAGCTCTATAAGGTCAATGCCAAACTCTGTGACCCTCATCCCTCCAAGAAAGGGGCCAGCTCCGCTTACCTGGGAAACGCGAAAGGGGCCGCGAACGCCTGCTCGGACGTGAAAATGAACAAGAAGGACGGACTAGCAACAAGAAATGATTTTAAAG ATGTGACTTTCCTAACTGAAGAAGTCGTATATGAAATTCTTGAAttatgtagagagagagaggattacTCCCCTTTGATCCGGGTGATCGGGCGAGTGTTTTCCAGCGCGGAGGCCCTGGTGCAGAGCTTCCGGAAAGTCAAGCAGCACACCAAGGAGGAACTGAAGTCCCTCCAAGCCAAGGACGAAGACAAAGACGAAGacgagaaggagaaggccacgggctccgccgcggccgcggccgccgccgcgaTGGAAGAGGATTCCGAAGCCTGTTCCTCCCGAACGAGCGGCAGCTCCCAGAGGCTGGCCCCCGAGGACGTGTCTGTGGACATCGAGGCCATTCGGAGGGTCTACGGCAGGCTGCTCTCCAACGAGAAAGTAGAAACTGCCTTTCTCAACGCACTTGTGTATTTGTCGCCGAACGTGGAGTGTGACTTGACCTATCACAACGTGTACTCCCGAGATGCCAACTACCTGAATCTGTTCATCATCGTCATGGAGAACAGGAATCTGCACAGCCCCGAGTACCTGGAGATGGCGCTGCCGCTCTTTTGCAAAGCCATGAGTAAGCTCCCCCTGGCAGCCCAAGGGAGGCTGGTGAGACTGTGGTCCAAGTACAGCGCCGAGCAGATTCGGAGGATGATGGAGACGTTCCAGCAGCTGATCACTTACAAGGTCATAAGCAACGAGTTCAACAACCGAAACCTCGGGAGCGAGAGGAACCTCGTCAATGACGACGACGCCATCGTGGCGGCTTCCAAGTGCTTGAAGATGGTTTACTACGCCAACGTGGTGGGCGGGGACGTGGACACCAACCACAACGAGGAGGACGACGACGAGCCCCTCCCGGAGTCCAGCGAGCTGACCctgcaggagctgctgggggAGGAGCGGAGAAACAAGAAAGGGCCCCGGGTGGACCCCCTGGAGACGGAGCTCGGCGTGAAGACCCTGGACTGCCGGAAGCCGCTCATCCCTTTCGAGGAGTTCATCAACGAGCCGCTGAACGATGTCCTGGAAATGGACAAGGACTACACCTTCTTCAAAGTGGAGACGGAGAACAAGTTCTCCTTCATGACCTGCCCCTTCATACTGAACGCCGTCACCAAGAACCTGGGCTTGTACTACGACAACAGGATCCGCATGTACAGCGAGCGGAGAATCACCGTGCTTTACAGCTTAGTGCAGGGGCAGCAGCTGAACCCGTACCTGAGACTCAAGGTCCGGCGTGACCACATCATAGACGATGCGCTTGTCCGG CTAGAGATGATCGCCATGGAGAACCCTGCTGACCTGAAGAAACAGTTGTATGTGGAGTTCGAAGGAGAACAAGGAGTTGACGAGGGAGGGGTTTCCAAAGAGTTCTTCCAGCTGGTTGTGGAGGAAATCTTCAACCCTGACATTG GCATGTTCACCTATGACGAAAATACAAAGTTGTTTTGGTTCAATCCGTCCTCGTTCGAGACGGAGGGTCAGTTCACGCTCATCGGCATCGTGCTGGGCCTGGCGATCTACAACAACTGCATCCTGGACGTGCACTTCCCCATGGTGGTCTACCGGAAGCTCATGGGCAAGAAGGGCACTTTCCGGGACCTGGGCGACTCCCACCCG GTTTTGTTCCAGAGCCTGAAGGACCTGCTGGAGTACGAGGGGAGCGTGGAAGACGACATGATGATCACGTTCCAGATCTCCCAGACGGACCTGTTCGGGAACCCCATGATGTATGACCTGAAGGAGAACGGGGACAAGATCCCCATCACCAACGAGAACCGGAAG GAATTTGTCAATCTCTATTCTGACTACATTCTCAATAAATCAGTAGAAAAACAGTTCAAGGCTTTTCGAAGAGGTTTCCATATGGTGACCAATGAATCCCCCTTGAAGTACTTGTTCCGACCGGAGGAAATCGAGCTGCTCATATGCGGGAGCCGG AATCTAGATTTCCAGGCGCTGGAAGAAACCACAGAATATGACGGTGGCTATTCCAGGGACTCTGTTCTGATTAG GGAGTTCTGGGACATCGTGCACACGTTCACCGAGGAGCAGAAGCGGCTCTTCCTGCAGTTCACCACGGGCACGGACCGCGCGCCGGTGGGCGGGCTCGGCAAGCTGAAGATGATCATCGCCAAGAACGGCCCCGACACAGAACG GTTACCCACATCTCACACCTGCTTTAACGTCCTCTTACTTCCGGAATATTCAAGCAAAGAAAAGCTGAAGGAGCGACTGCTGAAGGCCATCACTTACGCCAAAGGCTTCGGCATGCTGTAG